The Frondihabitans australicus genome includes a region encoding these proteins:
- the ribD gene encoding bifunctional diaminohydroxyphosphoribosylaminopyrimidine deaminase/5-amino-6-(5-phosphoribosylamino)uracil reductase RibD: MRRALALAANGPERGTHARVGCVLLDADGAVVAEGWHRGAGTAHAEVDALSKLAPGQAAGLTAVVTLEPCNHWGRTGPCSEALIAAGIGRVVYSVADPGEHSGGGAARLREAGIPVEGGVLADEVEEWMRRWLTAVRLGRPFVTVKWASTLDGRAAAADGTSQWITGAAARAHVHEQRAAHDAILVGTGTVLADDPSLTARGDGGELLADQPVPVVVGSRGIPEGARVLRHPHPAIVSRTRDLDAVLSDLYSRDIRSVFVEGGPTVASEFVRRGLVDDYLVYLAPALLGGPRLALGDLGVDTIDDAVRLRVTSVTSLGGDLAIVARNQSESPS, translated from the coding sequence ATGCGGCGCGCGCTCGCGCTGGCGGCGAACGGGCCCGAGCGCGGCACCCACGCGCGAGTCGGGTGCGTGCTGCTCGACGCGGACGGCGCGGTCGTGGCCGAGGGCTGGCACCGTGGCGCAGGCACCGCCCACGCCGAGGTGGACGCCCTCTCGAAGCTCGCCCCCGGGCAGGCCGCCGGGCTCACCGCGGTCGTCACGCTCGAGCCGTGCAACCACTGGGGCCGCACCGGCCCCTGCAGCGAGGCGCTCATCGCGGCCGGCATCGGTCGCGTCGTCTATTCCGTCGCCGACCCGGGTGAGCACTCCGGCGGCGGCGCTGCACGGCTGCGCGAGGCCGGGATCCCCGTCGAGGGCGGCGTGCTCGCCGACGAGGTCGAGGAGTGGATGCGACGCTGGCTCACCGCCGTCCGCCTCGGCCGCCCGTTCGTGACGGTCAAGTGGGCCTCCACGCTCGACGGCCGGGCCGCTGCCGCCGACGGCACGAGCCAGTGGATCACCGGAGCAGCCGCACGAGCGCACGTGCACGAGCAGCGCGCGGCCCACGACGCCATCCTCGTGGGCACCGGCACGGTGCTCGCCGACGACCCGTCTCTGACAGCACGCGGCGACGGCGGCGAGCTCCTCGCCGACCAGCCCGTGCCCGTGGTGGTGGGTTCGCGCGGGATCCCGGAGGGTGCCCGCGTTCTGCGCCACCCGCATCCTGCGATCGTCAGCCGCACCCGCGACCTGGACGCGGTGCTGTCCGACCTCTACTCGCGCGACATCCGCAGCGTCTTCGTCGAGGGCGGCCCCACGGTCGCCAGCGAGTTCGTGCGCCGCGGCCTCGTCGACGACTACCTCGTCTACCTCGCCCCCGCCCTGCTCGGAGGCCCACGGCTCGCTCTCGGCGACCTCGGTGTAGACACGATCGACGACGCTGTGCGGCTCCGAGTCACCAGCGTCACGTCCCTCGGCGGCGACCTCGCGATCGTCGCCCGCAATCAGAGTGAGAGCCCCTCATGA
- a CDS encoding GNAT family N-acetyltransferase: MVKPFVLASDRLRLEVPRTADIGAIYDACQDDTLQRFTTVPVPYTFQDAQFFVSQVVERGWTTGREYTWGLREPGSSLLVGMVSIRLMHHDVGFWAAPEARGRGLMTEAVRLVADWAFGDGGLDDVLWEGYVGNVASAGVARKAGFTYTGSGPGLQPDRDRGHPLCWKARLGRDDSRDEKPGWPAEATGSAPAP; the protein is encoded by the coding sequence ATGGTGAAGCCGTTCGTGCTGGCGTCCGACCGCCTGCGGCTCGAGGTGCCGCGGACGGCCGACATCGGCGCGATCTACGACGCCTGCCAGGACGACACGCTGCAGCGGTTCACCACCGTGCCGGTGCCCTACACGTTCCAGGACGCCCAGTTCTTCGTCTCGCAGGTCGTCGAACGCGGGTGGACCACCGGGCGCGAATACACCTGGGGGCTCCGCGAGCCCGGGTCGAGCCTCCTGGTCGGCATGGTGAGCATCCGGCTCATGCACCACGACGTGGGCTTCTGGGCGGCGCCGGAGGCACGTGGCCGGGGCCTCATGACCGAGGCCGTCCGCCTCGTGGCCGACTGGGCGTTCGGCGACGGCGGGCTCGACGACGTGCTCTGGGAGGGCTACGTCGGCAACGTCGCCTCCGCCGGCGTCGCACGGAAGGCGGGCTTCACGTACACGGGGTCGGGGCCGGGGCTGCAGCCCGACCGCGACCGGGGGCACCCGCTCTGCTGGAAGGCACGGCTCGGGCGCGACGATTCGCGGGACGAGAAGCCGGGGTGGCCCGCGGAGGCGACCGGGTCGGCTCCTGCGCCCTGA
- the trpS gene encoding tryptophan--tRNA ligase, whose protein sequence is MTLPRLFSGMQPSADALHAGNFIGALQPWVALQDGHDAVYCVVDLHAITVPQDPATLRARTRATAAQYIAAGIDPARSILFVQSQVPAHAELAWVLNSITGFGEAGRMTQFKDKSAKQGSDSASVGLFTYPILMAADILLYGTELVPVGDDQKQHVELTRDLANRFNSRFGETFVVPEPFITKETARIYDLQNPESKMSKSAESEAGIIWLLDEPSKTAKKIRSAVTDTGREIRFDRGEKAGVSNLLTILSAFSGDSVPVLEERYVGRGYGDLKKDVAEAVVETFTPVRERTLELLADPAELDRVLSANADRASEIAEKTLATVYDRVGFVRRVRS, encoded by the coding sequence ATGACCCTCCCCCGTCTCTTCTCCGGCATGCAGCCGTCGGCCGACGCCCTCCACGCCGGCAACTTCATCGGCGCCCTGCAGCCCTGGGTCGCCCTCCAAGACGGCCACGACGCCGTCTACTGCGTCGTCGACCTCCACGCCATCACCGTGCCGCAGGATCCCGCGACACTCCGCGCCCGCACCCGCGCGACGGCGGCCCAGTACATCGCCGCCGGAATCGACCCCGCGCGCTCGATCCTGTTCGTGCAGTCGCAGGTACCCGCCCATGCCGAGCTGGCCTGGGTGCTCAACTCGATCACCGGCTTCGGCGAGGCCGGCCGCATGACCCAGTTCAAGGACAAGTCGGCGAAGCAGGGCTCCGACTCGGCGTCGGTCGGGCTCTTCACCTACCCGATCCTCATGGCCGCCGACATCCTGCTCTACGGCACCGAGCTCGTGCCGGTCGGCGACGACCAGAAGCAGCACGTCGAGCTCACCCGCGACCTCGCGAACCGCTTCAATTCGCGCTTCGGCGAGACCTTCGTCGTGCCCGAGCCCTTCATCACCAAAGAGACCGCGCGCATCTACGACCTCCAGAACCCCGAGTCGAAGATGTCGAAGTCGGCCGAGTCCGAGGCCGGAATCATCTGGCTGCTCGACGAGCCGTCGAAGACCGCGAAGAAGATCCGCTCGGCGGTCACCGACACCGGCCGCGAGATCCGCTTCGACCGCGGCGAGAAGGCGGGCGTGTCGAACCTCCTCACGATCCTGTCGGCCTTCTCGGGCGACTCCGTCCCCGTCCTCGAGGAGCGCTACGTCGGGCGCGGCTACGGCGACCTCAAGAAGGACGTCGCGGAGGCCGTGGTCGAGACGTTCACGCCGGTGCGCGAGCGGACGCTCGAGCTTCTGGCTGATCCTGCCGAGCTCGACCGGGTGCTCTCGGCGAACGCCGACCGGGCGAGCGAGATCGCCGAGAAGACCCTCGCCACCGTCTACGACCGCGTCGGGTTCGTGCGCAGGGTGCGCTCGTAG
- a CDS encoding exodeoxyribonuclease III — MPRLRLATINTNGIRAAYRKGMGEWLDGRDVDILAIQEVRASTDDITELLGPEWNVVHDEASAKGRAGVALASRRKAEIHRVELGAKTFDSAGRWLEADYDVDGTIVTVVSTYVHSGEADTPKQDEKWKFLDAMSRRLPALERHNELAVVVGDLNVGHTPLDIKNWKGNVKRAGFLPRERAYFDRFFGPRGKKVEGADGSTGRGLGWVDIGRQQAGDVEGPYTWWSWRGAAFDNDTGWRIDYQMATPALAARVKHYSVDRAESYDKRWSDHTPVVVDYDI; from the coding sequence ATGCCACGCCTCCGCCTCGCCACCATCAACACCAACGGCATCCGTGCCGCGTACCGCAAGGGCATGGGCGAGTGGCTCGACGGCCGCGACGTCGACATTCTGGCCATCCAGGAGGTCCGCGCGTCGACCGACGACATCACCGAGCTCCTCGGGCCGGAGTGGAACGTCGTCCACGACGAGGCCAGCGCCAAGGGGCGCGCGGGCGTCGCTCTCGCCAGCCGCCGCAAAGCGGAGATCCATCGCGTCGAGCTCGGCGCGAAGACCTTCGACTCGGCCGGCCGCTGGCTCGAGGCCGACTACGACGTCGACGGCACGATCGTGACCGTGGTGTCCACCTACGTCCACTCGGGCGAGGCCGACACCCCCAAGCAGGACGAGAAGTGGAAGTTCCTCGACGCCATGTCGCGGCGGCTCCCCGCCCTCGAGAGGCACAACGAGCTCGCCGTCGTCGTCGGCGACCTCAATGTCGGGCACACCCCGCTCGACATCAAGAACTGGAAGGGCAACGTCAAGCGCGCCGGCTTCCTGCCGCGCGAGCGCGCCTACTTCGACCGCTTCTTCGGCCCGAGGGGCAAGAAGGTCGAGGGCGCCGACGGGTCCACTGGGCGCGGCCTCGGCTGGGTCGACATCGGCCGTCAGCAGGCGGGCGACGTCGAGGGCCCGTACACCTGGTGGTCGTGGCGCGGCGCCGCGTTCGACAACGACACCGGCTGGCGCATCGACTACCAGATGGCCACCCCGGCCCTCGCTGCCCGCGTGAAGCACTACTCGGTCGACCGGGCCGAGTCGTACGACAAGCGATGGTCCGACCACACGCCCGTGGTCGTCGACTACGACATCTAG
- a CDS encoding HPr family phosphocarrier protein: MSEVTRTTTVASSSGLHARPASLFVQTVTASGHQVTIAKGDKSANAASILALLGLGVNTGDEVTLTVNGDDADATADSLVEFLNTDHDA; the protein is encoded by the coding sequence ATGTCCGAAGTCACCCGCACCACCACCGTCGCCTCGTCGTCGGGCCTCCACGCCCGCCCCGCCTCCCTCTTCGTGCAGACCGTCACGGCCTCGGGGCACCAGGTGACGATCGCCAAGGGCGACAAGTCGGCGAACGCGGCGAGCATCCTGGCGCTCCTCGGTCTCGGCGTGAACACGGGCGACGAGGTCACGCTGACCGTGAACGGCGACGACGCCGACGCCACCGCCGACTCGCTGGTCGAGTTCCTCAACACCGACCACGACGCGTAA
- a CDS encoding DeoR/GlpR family DNA-binding transcription regulator: MYAPERHLRIVEEARQHGRVDVKDLAELLAVTPETIRRDLTSLERRGLVRRAHGGAIPVERMTFHPGVGDRGGINTAEKMVIAQAALDEIPENGSIIIDAGTSTILLAQMLPADRGLTVVTHSLPVAMAVANRPGIDLHLLGGSIRRDSLAGVGTWTHQLVGMVSVDTAFISAGGITPERGLTTHNIAEAAVKSALIKAARRSILLADHTKFGREEFGRISPVAAIDTIITDPKVNLDLVREVEGAGTEVFWPGRD, encoded by the coding sequence ATGTACGCACCAGAACGCCACCTTCGCATCGTCGAGGAGGCACGGCAGCACGGCCGCGTCGACGTCAAGGACCTCGCAGAACTCCTCGCCGTCACCCCGGAGACGATCCGGCGAGACCTCACCAGCCTGGAGCGCCGCGGCCTCGTGCGGCGCGCGCACGGCGGTGCGATCCCGGTCGAGCGGATGACCTTCCACCCGGGCGTCGGCGACCGCGGCGGCATCAACACGGCCGAGAAGATGGTCATCGCGCAGGCGGCTCTCGACGAGATCCCCGAGAACGGGTCGATCATCATCGACGCGGGCACCTCCACGATCCTGCTGGCCCAGATGCTGCCCGCCGATCGCGGGCTCACGGTCGTGACACACTCGCTGCCCGTGGCGATGGCGGTCGCGAACCGGCCCGGCATCGACCTCCACCTGCTCGGCGGCTCGATCCGCCGCGACTCCCTCGCGGGCGTCGGCACCTGGACCCACCAGCTCGTCGGCATGGTGTCGGTCGACACGGCGTTCATCTCGGCCGGCGGCATCACGCCCGAGCGCGGCCTCACGACGCACAACATCGCCGAGGCCGCCGTGAAGAGCGCGCTGATCAAGGCCGCGAGGCGCAGCATCCTGCTCGCCGACCACACGAAGTTCGGTCGCGAGGAGTTCGGGCGCATCTCGCCCGTGGCCGCGATCGATACGATCATCACCGACCCGAAAGTGAACCTCGACCTCGTGCGCGAGGTCGAGGGGGCCGGCACCGAGGTCTTCTGGCCCGGTCGCGACTGA
- the ptsP gene encoding phosphoenolpyruvate--protein phosphotransferase, whose amino-acid sequence MPELHGVGVGRGTATGPVLRMAEPLGEPDSSPLQGDAASAKASVGEALAAVAADLGKRGQAAGGDAQAVLEAQALMAQDPSILDDVHRQIDEGTNPERAVFTAFKSFQDVLAGMGGYMGERAADLGDVAQRIIAQLRGVHAPGVPESDTPFILVARDLAPADTALLDLDKVLALVTRDGGPTSHTAILARAKGITAIVGVSSADELSDGQVVIVDAAAGAVVTDPTDEQVAEAEKKRAERLAAADAPLTAGALADGTAVPLLANLGSPKDAANAVELGAEGVGLFRTEFLFLDSPYAPDVATQKASYKALLEAFPGKKVVVRALDAGADKPLPFLTDSGEENPALGRRGLRALRHHPEILRDQLTALAEADAETEADLWVMAPMVADVEETEYFVSLAKELGIKTAGVMAEVPSVALLAEQVIAAADFVSIGTNDLTQYTMAADRMLGTVASYQDPWHPAVLRLVAQLGAAGATAHKGVGICGEAASDPMLAVVLVGLGATTLSMTPAALADVRAELKNHTLDQAKALAAAAVAAPSAAAAREAVARASAAS is encoded by the coding sequence ATGCCTGAACTGCACGGCGTCGGCGTCGGACGCGGAACCGCGACCGGCCCGGTCCTCCGCATGGCCGAACCCCTCGGCGAGCCCGACTCGTCGCCCCTCCAGGGTGACGCGGCCTCGGCCAAGGCCTCCGTCGGCGAGGCCCTCGCCGCCGTGGCCGCCGATCTCGGCAAGCGCGGGCAGGCTGCGGGCGGAGACGCGCAGGCGGTTCTCGAGGCCCAGGCCCTCATGGCGCAGGACCCCTCGATCCTGGACGACGTCCACCGTCAGATCGACGAGGGCACGAACCCCGAGCGCGCCGTCTTCACCGCGTTCAAGTCCTTCCAGGACGTCCTGGCCGGCATGGGCGGCTACATGGGCGAGCGCGCCGCCGACCTCGGCGACGTGGCCCAGCGCATCATCGCTCAGCTGCGGGGCGTGCACGCGCCGGGCGTCCCCGAGTCCGACACCCCCTTCATCCTGGTCGCCCGCGATCTGGCCCCGGCCGACACGGCCCTCCTCGACCTCGACAAGGTGCTCGCCCTCGTGACCCGCGACGGCGGCCCGACCTCGCACACGGCGATCCTCGCCCGCGCCAAGGGCATCACGGCCATCGTCGGCGTCTCGAGCGCCGACGAGCTCTCCGACGGCCAGGTCGTCATCGTCGACGCCGCCGCCGGCGCCGTCGTCACCGACCCCACCGACGAGCAGGTCGCTGAGGCCGAGAAGAAGCGCGCCGAGCGCCTCGCCGCCGCCGACGCCCCGCTCACCGCCGGCGCGCTCGCCGACGGCACCGCCGTGCCGCTCCTGGCGAACCTCGGCTCGCCGAAGGACGCAGCGAACGCCGTCGAGCTCGGCGCCGAGGGCGTCGGCCTCTTCCGCACCGAGTTCCTCTTCCTCGACTCGCCGTACGCTCCCGACGTCGCCACGCAGAAGGCGTCCTACAAGGCCCTCCTCGAGGCGTTCCCCGGCAAGAAGGTCGTCGTCCGCGCGCTCGACGCGGGCGCCGACAAGCCTCTGCCGTTCCTCACCGACTCGGGGGAGGAGAACCCGGCCCTCGGCCGACGCGGGCTGCGCGCCCTGCGTCACCACCCCGAGATCCTGCGCGACCAGCTGACCGCTCTCGCCGAGGCCGACGCCGAGACCGAGGCCGACCTCTGGGTCATGGCGCCGATGGTCGCCGACGTCGAGGAGACCGAGTACTTCGTCTCGCTCGCCAAAGAGCTCGGCATCAAGACCGCGGGCGTCATGGCCGAGGTGCCGTCCGTCGCGCTCCTGGCCGAACAGGTCATCGCCGCCGCCGACTTCGTCTCGATCGGCACGAACGACCTCACCCAGTACACGATGGCCGCCGACCGCATGCTCGGCACGGTCGCCAGCTACCAGGATCCGTGGCACCCCGCCGTGCTGAGGCTCGTCGCACAGCTCGGCGCCGCCGGGGCCACCGCGCACAAGGGCGTCGGCATCTGCGGCGAGGCGGCCAGCGACCCGATGCTCGCCGTCGTGCTCGTCGGCCTGGGTGCCACCACCCTCTCGATGACCCCGGCCGCCCTCGCCGACGTCCGCGCCGAGCTGAAGAACCACACGCTCGACCAGGCCAAGGCTCTCGCCGCGGCCGCCGTCGCGGCTCCGTCCGCCGCTGCCGCGCGCGAGGCCGTCGCCCGAGCTTCGGCCGCCTCCTGA
- a CDS encoding PTS mannitol transporter subunit IICB, with protein sequence MTTTSAGVAPKTGTTGRVRVQKFGAFLAGMVMPNIAIFIAWGFITAFFIQTGWTPVGVLGGFGTTDGVANPGVVGPILTYLIPLAIAIQGGRMIYDIRGAVVGSIFTMGVILGSDSTMILGAMICGPLGAYLVKQMDRLWDGKIKPGFEMLVNNYSAGILGFGLFMAGFFWLSKLFSVIVTGLGNAVEFLVNHSLLPLASLFIEPAKIFFLNNAINHGVLDQLGAQQVKESGKSILFLLEANPGPGLGILLAFTFFGVGVARSTAPGAIIIQFFGGIHEIYFPFVLQKPILFIAVILGGATGVATNVAFKSGLTGPASPGSIIAVLANTSRDSYVGVILSVILSAAVSGVVASFFLITTRKRDLANADAGDMSAAFAKMQASKGRDANAATAGLFAGASAPATAEEAEATIPAEVPGSGAGTTTATRVENIVFACDAGMGSSAMGASVLRNKIKKAGIEGVTVVNKAIANLSGDEDLIITQQQLTDRAKSMNPTAQHVSVDNFMNAPQYDEVVEQLSHQQ encoded by the coding sequence ATGACAACGACGTCTGCAGGCGTAGCGCCGAAGACTGGAACCACGGGCCGCGTCCGGGTCCAGAAGTTCGGCGCCTTCCTCGCCGGAATGGTGATGCCCAACATCGCGATCTTCATCGCCTGGGGCTTCATCACGGCCTTCTTCATCCAGACCGGCTGGACCCCGGTCGGCGTCCTCGGCGGCTTCGGCACGACCGACGGCGTCGCGAACCCGGGTGTCGTCGGGCCGATCCTGACCTACCTGATCCCGCTCGCGATCGCCATCCAGGGCGGCCGGATGATCTACGACATCCGCGGTGCGGTCGTCGGCTCGATCTTCACCATGGGCGTCATCCTCGGGTCCGACTCGACGATGATCCTCGGCGCGATGATCTGCGGCCCGCTCGGCGCGTACCTCGTCAAGCAGATGGACCGCCTCTGGGACGGCAAGATCAAGCCCGGCTTCGAGATGCTCGTCAACAACTACTCCGCGGGCATCCTCGGCTTCGGCCTCTTCATGGCCGGATTCTTCTGGCTGTCGAAGCTGTTCAGCGTGATCGTGACCGGCCTCGGCAACGCGGTCGAGTTCCTGGTCAACCACAGCCTCCTGCCCCTGGCCAGCCTCTTCATCGAGCCGGCGAAGATCTTCTTCCTCAACAACGCCATCAACCACGGCGTGCTCGACCAGCTCGGCGCGCAGCAGGTGAAGGAGTCGGGCAAGTCGATCCTCTTCCTCCTCGAGGCGAACCCCGGCCCCGGTCTCGGCATCCTGCTCGCCTTCACCTTCTTCGGTGTCGGCGTCGCCCGCTCGACCGCTCCCGGCGCGATCATCATCCAGTTCTTCGGCGGCATCCACGAGATCTACTTCCCGTTCGTGCTGCAGAAGCCGATCCTCTTCATCGCGGTGATCCTCGGCGGTGCGACCGGTGTCGCCACGAACGTCGCGTTCAAGTCGGGCCTCACCGGCCCCGCCTCGCCGGGTTCGATCATCGCCGTCCTCGCGAACACCTCGCGTGACAGCTACGTCGGCGTGATCCTCTCGGTCATCCTCTCGGCCGCCGTCTCGGGCGTCGTGGCGTCGTTCTTCCTCATCACGACCCGCAAGCGCGACCTGGCCAACGCCGACGCCGGCGACATGAGCGCCGCGTTCGCGAAGATGCAGGCCTCGAAGGGCCGCGACGCCAACGCCGCGACCGCCGGTCTGTTCGCGGGCGCCTCGGCTCCTGCGACCGCCGAAGAGGCCGAGGCCACGATCCCGGCCGAGGTCCCCGGCTCGGGCGCCGGCACCACGACGGCGACCCGCGTCGAGAACATCGTGTTCGCCTGCGACGCCGGAATGGGCTCGAGCGCCATGGGCGCGAGCGTGCTGCGCAACAAGATCAAGAAGGCGGGCATCGAGGGGGTTACGGTGGTCAACAAGGCCATCGCCAACCTCTCCGGTGACGAGGACCTGATCATCACCCAGCAGCAGCTGACCGACCGTGCGAAGTCCATGAACCCCACGGCCCAGCACGTCTCGGTCGACAACTTCATGAACGCTCCGCAGTACGACGAGGTCGTCGAACAGCTCAGCCACCAGCAGTAA
- a CDS encoding PTS sugar transporter subunit IIA: MTNPVLQKSQIKADGTATTKLEAMREAFEILLEAGAVTADYLPAMLEREKTVSTYMGNFLAIPHGTNEAKGAILASALSFVRYAEPIDWDGNPVHFVVGIAGIGNEHLEILSKIAIIFSDDDQVASLRQAAGADEIYAQLEEVNE; this comes from the coding sequence ATGACGAACCCCGTCCTCCAGAAGAGCCAGATCAAAGCCGACGGCACGGCCACCACCAAGCTGGAGGCCATGCGAGAGGCCTTCGAGATCCTTCTGGAGGCGGGGGCCGTCACGGCGGACTACCTTCCCGCCATGCTCGAGCGCGAGAAGACCGTGTCGACGTACATGGGCAACTTCCTCGCGATCCCGCACGGCACGAACGAGGCGAAGGGCGCGATCCTGGCCTCGGCCCTCTCGTTCGTCCGCTACGCCGAGCCCATCGACTGGGACGGCAACCCGGTGCACTTCGTCGTCGGCATCGCCGGCATCGGCAACGAGCACCTCGAGATCCTGTCGAAGATCGCCATCATCTTCTCCGACGACGACCAGGTCGCCTCGCTCCGCCAGGCGGCCGGCGCCGACGAGATCTACGCGCAGCTCGAAGAGGTCAACGAGTGA
- a CDS encoding mannitol-1-phosphate 5-dehydrogenase: MTTGATKTAVHFGAGNIGRGFVGLLLHEAGYEVVFSDVNAELIDALAAADSYTVHEVGAGAQDHAVTNFQALNSAADPAAVVAAVASADVVTCAVGPNVLRFIAPTIAEGLAARDASLPKVAVMACENAINATDRLEEFVVAALPGGESDPALAKAVFANTAVDRIVPAQEPGQGLDVTVETYFEWAIDRTPFGGAEPEIPGVHWVDGLEASIERKLFTVNTGHATTAYHGFVAGADKISDAIALPDVRAAVEAVLAETSAYLIAKHELDAAAHADYVARILQRFENPHLPDTVTRVGRQPLRKLSRDERFVSPGAAIAEGGMVPSAILNAMGAALKFDVPDDEQSVELQALLADSSKGDTEIATQITGLEATHPLVAPFSERIALARA; encoded by the coding sequence GTGACCACTGGCGCCACCAAGACCGCCGTCCACTTCGGCGCCGGCAACATCGGCCGCGGCTTCGTCGGGCTCCTGCTCCACGAGGCCGGCTACGAGGTCGTGTTCAGCGACGTGAACGCCGAGCTCATCGACGCCCTGGCGGCGGCCGACTCGTACACTGTGCACGAGGTCGGGGCGGGGGCGCAGGATCACGCGGTCACGAACTTCCAGGCCCTGAACTCGGCCGCTGATCCTGCCGCCGTGGTGGCCGCCGTGGCGTCTGCCGACGTCGTGACCTGCGCCGTCGGGCCGAACGTGCTGCGATTCATCGCTCCCACGATCGCCGAGGGCCTCGCCGCCCGCGACGCCTCGCTGCCGAAGGTCGCCGTGATGGCGTGCGAGAACGCGATCAACGCCACCGACCGGCTCGAGGAGTTCGTCGTCGCGGCCCTCCCCGGCGGCGAATCCGACCCCGCGCTCGCCAAGGCGGTCTTCGCGAACACCGCCGTCGACCGTATCGTGCCGGCGCAGGAGCCGGGGCAGGGCCTCGACGTCACCGTCGAGACGTACTTCGAGTGGGCCATCGACCGCACCCCGTTCGGCGGTGCCGAGCCGGAGATCCCCGGCGTGCACTGGGTCGACGGCCTCGAGGCGTCGATCGAGCGCAAGCTCTTCACCGTCAACACCGGCCACGCGACGACGGCTTACCACGGCTTCGTCGCCGGAGCGGACAAGATCTCCGACGCGATCGCCCTGCCCGACGTGCGCGCCGCCGTCGAGGCGGTGCTCGCCGAGACGAGCGCGTACCTCATCGCGAAGCACGAGCTGGACGCGGCGGCTCACGCGGACTACGTTGCGCGGATCCTGCAGCGGTTCGAGAACCCTCACCTGCCCGACACGGTCACGCGCGTCGGCCGCCAGCCGCTGCGCAAGCTGTCGCGCGACGAGCGCTTCGTGTCGCCAGGGGCGGCGATCGCCGAGGGTGGCATGGTGCCGTCCGCGATCTTGAACGCGATGGGCGCGGCGCTGAAGTTCGACGTGCCCGACGACGAGCAGTCGGTCGAGCTGCAGGCGCTGCTCGCCGACTCGTCGAAGGGCGACACCGAGATCGCGACGCAGATCACCGGCCTCGAGGCGACGCACCCGCTCGTGGCGCCGTTCTCCGAGCGGATCGCGCTCGCCCGCGCCTGA
- a CDS encoding DUF6177 family protein, whose translation MGTPIRHPLIDAITERVALVESRAQVVRLSAPLVDLLARPLAAGRTLVLLTPETSRLTIGLRSALVAAKARWMVTTAGGFRDGLSGLEHTSLDEAVAAAHVVPVDSDEDDPDGADGSSGPRRSGGETGSSTQLSVDVTILHRGDNDTLLGGALEALTEAIGGYRPVAWGSSEPLERPWDRWVLTQDARHRAPEPTRIMVEGEHVSAAVTARVTARGIEETVALTADVPGGPAGLDAAIDRLRAVLAELTRTSLPTFALVLAREGEADRSFRPVTYPPPNPVALLIGAPSVRRLDLHAQTFAPEQSIDVVGRHDLPAFLLPLGSAEESGWDALHDALDSVGGERLTTLVEEPLLAVWDDDLHGDVDWHGAPHPHDFPTTEPEG comes from the coding sequence GTGGGCACCCCGATTCGCCATCCGCTGATCGACGCCATCACCGAGCGCGTCGCCCTGGTCGAGAGCCGGGCACAGGTGGTGCGTCTCAGCGCGCCGCTGGTGGATCTGCTGGCGCGTCCGCTCGCGGCTGGCCGCACCCTCGTGCTCCTGACGCCCGAGACGTCGCGGCTGACGATCGGCCTGCGCTCGGCCCTGGTCGCGGCCAAGGCCCGCTGGATGGTCACGACGGCGGGCGGCTTCCGCGACGGGCTCTCGGGGCTCGAGCACACGAGCCTCGACGAGGCCGTGGCCGCGGCGCACGTCGTGCCGGTCGACTCCGACGAGGACGACCCGGACGGCGCCGACGGCTCCAGCGGCCCCCGCCGCTCGGGCGGCGAGACGGGGTCGTCGACGCAGTTGAGCGTGGACGTGACGATCCTGCATCGGGGCGACAACGACACCCTCCTCGGCGGTGCGCTCGAGGCCCTCACCGAGGCGATCGGCGGCTACCGTCCGGTGGCCTGGGGGTCGTCGGAGCCTCTGGAGCGGCCGTGGGACCGCTGGGTGCTCACACAGGACGCCCGCCATCGCGCGCCGGAGCCGACGCGCATCATGGTCGAGGGCGAGCACGTCTCGGCCGCGGTGACGGCGCGCGTGACCGCTCGAGGCATCGAGGAGACCGTGGCGCTCACCGCCGACGTGCCGGGCGGCCCTGCGGGGCTCGACGCGGCCATCGACCGGCTCCGGGCGGTGCTCGCCGAGCTGACACGGACCTCCCTTCCCACGTTCGCCCTCGTCCTGGCGCGCGAGGGCGAAGCCGACAGGAGCTTCCGTCCCGTCACCTACCCGCCGCCGAACCCGGTGGCGCTGCTCATCGGCGCCCCGTCGGTGCGGCGACTCGACCTCCACGCGCAGACGTTCGCGCCCGAGCAGAGCATCGACGTCGTCGGGCGGCACGACCTGCCGGCGTTCCTGCTGCCGCTGGGGAGCGCCGAGGAGTCGGGCTGGGACGCCCTCCACGACGCCCTCGACTCAGTCGGAGGGGAGCGGCTCACGACGCTCGTCGAGGAGCCCCTCCTCGCCGTGTGGGACGACGACCTTCACGGCGACGTCGACTGGCACGGGGCGCCGCATCCGCACGACTTCCCGACCACCGAACCGGAGGGGTGA